One window of Fibrobacter sp. UWEL genomic DNA carries:
- a CDS encoding nucleotide sugar dehydrogenase — protein MSFTTKILCIGAGYVGGPTMTVIADKCPDVKVTVVDINQSRIDAWNSENLPIFEPGLDDVVKRARGRNLFFSTDIPAAIKEADIIFVSVNTPTKTFGHGAGKASDLQYWEKTARNILDIADEGKIIVEKSTLPVRTAAAMERILNSNDKGLHFEVLSNPEFLAEGTAIQDLFEPDRVLIGSHQTESGLAACQKLVDVYAHWVPRDRILTTNLWSSELTKLTANAFLAQRISSINSISALCERTGADVDEVAYVMGKDKRIGPKFLKASIGFGGSCFKKDILNLVYLCGYYGLPEVAAYWESVVKINEWQTHRVVDRMLETMFNTIAGKKIAVFGFAFKANTGDTRESPANLVVRDLLAEHAVPVVTDPKAIPDAKRDLKDVLDQVQFEEDAYKAAEGAHAVVVCTEWKCFAELDWKRIFASMAKPAFVFDGRNILDADALRKIGFEVTSIGKGKAE, from the coding sequence ATGAGTTTTACTACTAAGATTCTTTGCATTGGCGCGGGCTATGTCGGTGGCCCCACTATGACTGTTATCGCCGACAAGTGCCCCGATGTTAAAGTGACTGTTGTGGATATCAACCAGTCTCGTATTGATGCCTGGAACAGCGAAAACCTGCCTATTTTTGAACCTGGTCTGGATGATGTGGTAAAGCGTGCCCGTGGCCGCAACTTGTTCTTCAGTACCGATATTCCGGCTGCCATCAAGGAAGCTGACATTATCTTCGTTTCCGTAAACACTCCCACCAAGACGTTTGGTCATGGCGCCGGTAAGGCCTCTGACCTTCAGTACTGGGAAAAGACTGCTCGCAACATTCTGGACATCGCCGACGAAGGCAAGATCATCGTGGAAAAGTCCACGCTGCCTGTCCGTACCGCAGCTGCCATGGAACGAATCCTGAATTCTAACGACAAGGGCCTCCATTTCGAAGTCCTTTCCAACCCGGAATTCCTGGCCGAAGGTACTGCCATTCAGGACCTTTTCGAACCGGACCGTGTTCTTATCGGTAGCCACCAGACTGAATCCGGCCTGGCTGCCTGCCAGAAACTTGTGGATGTCTATGCCCACTGGGTTCCCCGTGATCGCATCCTGACTACCAATCTGTGGAGTTCCGAACTTACCAAGCTTACTGCAAACGCCTTCTTGGCCCAGCGTATTAGCTCCATTAACTCTATCAGCGCCCTCTGCGAACGTACCGGCGCCGATGTGGACGAAGTCGCCTATGTGATGGGCAAGGACAAACGTATCGGACCTAAGTTCCTGAAGGCTTCCATCGGTTTCGGTGGCTCCTGCTTCAAGAAGGATATCTTGAACCTGGTGTACCTGTGTGGCTACTACGGCCTGCCCGAAGTTGCTGCCTACTGGGAAAGCGTTGTGAAGATTAACGAATGGCAGACCCATCGTGTGGTGGACCGCATGCTGGAAACCATGTTCAATACCATCGCAGGCAAGAAGATCGCAGTCTTTGGTTTTGCTTTCAAGGCAAACACCGGTGACACTCGCGAAAGCCCCGCTAACCTGGTGGTTCGCGATTTGCTGGCCGAACATGCAGTGCCGGTCGTCACTGACCCCAAGGCTATCCCTGATGCCAAGCGCGACCTGAAGGACGTGCTGGATCAGGTCCAGTTCGAAGAAGATGCCTACAAGGCAGCCGAGGGCGCACACGCTGTGGTGGTCTGCACCGAATGGAAGTGCTTCGCTGAACTGGATTGGAAGCGCATCTTCGCCTCCATGGCTAAGCCCGCTTTCGTATTTGATGGTCGTAACATCCTGGATGCTGATGCCCTTCGTAAGATTGGCTTTGAAGTGACCAGCATTGGTAAGGGTAAGGCGGAATAA